One Vigna unguiculata cultivar IT97K-499-35 chromosome 11, ASM411807v1, whole genome shotgun sequence DNA window includes the following coding sequences:
- the LOC114169186 gene encoding uncharacterized protein LOC114169186: MKSQFLLRSQTLFLPQKQVLKPYYPEAMATTTRDLKIHLSKRQRGLRICLCVSSLVILVAAILILIFTIFKPKDPSVFVNPVDLENFQVLSPNSSGAPLNLVITIQNPNYASFKNRNGSGYLKYGDTIIAEIPLESRLFPARSTTNVSTTANIQTEKLLKDPNFMVAVEGGAFNMTSEAKLSGKVRMAKIIRLKAKVYLSCTISLNISAFQTASTCISKLKL, encoded by the coding sequence ATGAAATCACAGTTTCTTCTCCGTTCACAAACACTGTTTTTACCTCAAAAGCAAGTTCTCAAACCCTATTACCCAGAAGCCATGGCCACCACTACAAGGGACCTCAAAATCCACCTTTCAAAAAGACAAAGAGGTCTCAGAATCTGTTTGTGCGTGTCCTCACTTGTGATCCTCGTTGCTGCGATCTTGATCTTGATCTTCACCATCTTCAAGCCCAAGGACCCTTCGGTGTTCGTCAACCCTGTTGACCTCGAAAACTTTCAAGTGCTCTCACCAAATTCTAGCGGTGCCCCTTTGAACTTGGTGATCACAATTCAGAACCCAAACTATGCAAGTTTCAAGAACAGAAATGGCAGTGGGTATCTCAAATACGGCGACACCATTATTGCAGAAATACCCTTAGAATCACGGTTATTCCCTGCAAGAAGCACCACGAATGTGAGCACCACTGCGAATATTCAGACAGAAAAATTGCTAAAAGATCCAAACTTTATGGTAGCTGTGGAAGGTGGGGCCTTCAATATGACATCAGAGGCAAAACTTTCTGGGAAAGTGAGGATGGCGAAGATTATAAGGTTGAAGGCGAAGGTTTATCTCTCTTGCACCATCTCTTTGAACATTTCTGCTTTTCAAACCGCTTCCACCTGCATCTCCAAACTCAAGCTATGA